The Aureitalea marina genome includes a window with the following:
- the pdhA gene encoding pyruvate dehydrogenase (acetyl-transferring) E1 component subunit alpha, whose amino-acid sequence MKKITKQTYLKWYEDMLFWRKFEDKLAQVYIKQKVRGFLHLYNGQEAVLAGALHAMDLSKDKMITAYRNHPQPIGMGVDPRKVMAELYGKGTGTSQGLGGSMHIFSKEHGFYGGHGIVGGQIPLGAGLAFADKYFGRDAVTLTFMGDGATRQGSLHETFNLAMLWNLPVVFCVENNGYAMGTSVERTANHSEIWKLGLGYDMPCRPVDGMKPEVVAKELDEAISRARKGGGPTFLEIRTYRYRGHSMSDAQHYRTKEEVERMKDEDPIDYVLDIIYKKKYATEDEIGAINDRVKELVKECEQFAEDSPYPELNVMYEAVYEQEDYPFLPHKL is encoded by the coding sequence ATGAAGAAAATAACCAAGCAGACCTATCTCAAGTGGTACGAGGATATGTTGTTCTGGAGGAAGTTTGAGGACAAGCTGGCCCAGGTTTATATCAAGCAAAAAGTACGGGGATTTCTGCACCTCTATAACGGACAAGAAGCTGTTTTGGCGGGAGCCTTGCACGCCATGGATCTTTCCAAGGACAAGATGATCACTGCCTACCGAAATCACCCTCAACCAATCGGAATGGGGGTTGACCCAAGAAAAGTGATGGCGGAACTGTACGGAAAGGGAACAGGAACATCTCAGGGACTTGGAGGCTCTATGCACATCTTCTCCAAGGAACACGGATTTTATGGTGGTCACGGTATAGTTGGAGGACAAATTCCTTTGGGTGCTGGTTTGGCATTCGCCGATAAGTACTTCGGCAGGGATGCGGTGACCTTGACCTTTATGGGGGATGGGGCGACCAGGCAAGGATCATTGCATGAGACCTTTAACTTGGCGATGCTTTGGAATCTTCCGGTAGTATTCTGTGTAGAGAACAACGGATATGCCATGGGGACATCTGTAGAGCGAACAGCCAACCATAGTGAGATCTGGAAACTTGGATTGGGTTACGATATGCCTTGTCGTCCGGTAGACGGAATGAAACCGGAAGTAGTTGCCAAGGAATTGGACGAGGCGATCAGCCGCGCCCGTAAAGGCGGTGGTCCAACCTTCCTGGAGATCAGAACCTACAGGTATAGGGGTCACTCCATGAGTGATGCCCAGCATTACCGAACAAAGGAAGAGGTTGAGAGAATGAAGGATGAAGACCCCATCGATTACGTATTGGATATCATCTACAAAAAGAAATACGCCACCGAGGACGAGATCGGGGCGATCAACGATCGGGTAAAGGAGTTGGTTAAAGAGTGCGAGCAGTTTGCGGAAGATTCTCCATACCCGGAACTCAACGTCATGTACGAAGCTGTCTACGAACAAGAAGACTATCCATTCTTACCACATAAACTATAG
- a CDS encoding cytidine deaminase, giving the protein MEKLVFRAEFEIYERLDDLPVDIQELYTHAREARDRAYAPFSDFTVGAAVLLGDGQIVSGNNQENASFPVGLCAERTTIHQAASRYSDPLIKTLVVVGGARSKDNPEPVAPCGVCRQAIAQYELRQNCAIPIYFKGGEGPIYKASSVADLLPFTFDDSYL; this is encoded by the coding sequence TTGGAGAAGCTCGTTTTCAGAGCAGAATTCGAGATCTATGAGAGGCTGGATGATCTGCCGGTCGACATTCAGGAATTATACACTCATGCTAGAGAAGCCCGGGACAGGGCTTATGCCCCATTTTCGGACTTTACGGTCGGTGCCGCTGTCTTGTTGGGTGATGGACAGATCGTGAGTGGGAACAATCAGGAGAATGCTTCCTTTCCAGTGGGATTGTGCGCAGAGAGAACCACTATTCATCAAGCCGCTTCCCGTTATTCCGATCCACTCATAAAGACGCTGGTGGTAGTGGGTGGAGCCAGGTCCAAGGACAATCCGGAACCAGTAGCACCCTGCGGTGTTTGCAGGCAGGCAATCGCTCAGTATGAACTGAGACAGAATTGCGCAATACCCATCTACTTTAAGGGAGGGGAGGGGCCGATCTACAAGGCCTCCTCAGTCGCTGATCTCTTGCCATTTACCTTCGATGATTCTTACCTCTAA